Proteins encoded together in one Vicinamibacterales bacterium window:
- a CDS encoding rhomboid family intramembrane serine protease: protein MFNRQRTGSVVCPSCGNLVGVNDATCYTCGRRNPGLWGFAPILRRLGNDLGFTPLVIGGCSVLYVATLLFSGGNIGMNGLFSLLSPSMPALFVFGASGAVPVFGYGRWWTILSAAWLHGSLLHIVFNMMWVRQLGPATAGLFGPSRLVIIYTVAAAAGFLASSTFGVLLPGIPILGGASFTIGASAPIFGLLGALVRYGHRTGSSLVRGQAWGYALTLFVFGLIMPGVDNWAHAGGFAGGYLAALWLDPLKAERVDHMLMALGCLLLTVLSIVASLLQTLSMAGGGAR from the coding sequence ATGTTCAATCGACAACGAACCGGCTCGGTCGTGTGCCCGTCGTGCGGCAACCTGGTCGGCGTCAACGATGCCACCTGCTACACCTGCGGACGCCGCAATCCCGGGCTGTGGGGGTTCGCGCCGATCCTGCGGAGACTGGGCAACGACCTGGGGTTCACGCCCCTCGTCATCGGCGGCTGTTCGGTCCTCTACGTCGCCACGTTGTTGTTCTCAGGCGGCAACATCGGGATGAACGGCCTGTTCTCGCTGCTCTCCCCGAGTATGCCGGCGCTGTTCGTGTTCGGCGCCAGCGGCGCAGTACCGGTCTTTGGCTATGGCCGCTGGTGGACGATTCTGAGCGCGGCGTGGCTGCACGGAAGCCTCCTCCACATCGTGTTCAACATGATGTGGGTGCGCCAACTCGGTCCGGCGACGGCGGGCCTGTTCGGGCCGAGCCGATTGGTCATCATCTATACCGTGGCCGCCGCCGCGGGGTTCCTCGCCAGTTCGACGTTCGGTGTCCTCCTGCCGGGCATTCCGATCCTCGGCGGCGCCAGCTTCACGATTGGCGCATCGGCGCCGATCTTCGGGTTGCTTGGCGCGCTGGTCCGCTATGGTCATCGCACCGGCAGCAGCCTCGTGCGCGGTCAGGCGTGGGGCTACGCGCTGACGCTGTTCGTGTTCGGCCTGATCATGCCGGGCGTGGACAACTGGGCGCACGCGGGCGGCTTCGCCGGCGGCTACCTCGCAGCCCTCTGGCTCGATCCGCTGAAGGCTGAACGCGTGGACCACATGCTGATGGCGCTCGGCTGCCTGCTGCTGACCGTGCTGTCGATTGTCGCTTCGCTGCTGCAGACGCTGAGCATGGCGGGCGGCGGAGCGCGGTGA
- a CDS encoding YfhL family 4Fe-4S dicluster ferredoxin — MAMMIKEDCISCGACEPECPNESITQGDTIYVIDAVKCTECVGHYDSPKCVEVCPVDGCIVKIEA; from the coding sequence ATGGCGATGATGATCAAGGAAGACTGCATCAGCTGCGGCGCGTGCGAGCCCGAGTGCCCGAACGAGTCGATTACCCAGGGCGATACGATTTACGTCATCGACGCGGTCAAGTGCACGGAGTGCGTTGGCCACTACGATTCGCCGAAGTGCGTCGAGGTGTGCCCCGTCGACGGCTGCATCGTGAAGATCGAAGCCTAG
- a CDS encoding DmsC/YnfH family molybdoenzyme membrane anchor subunit, translating to MTAGRREWPLVAFTLLAQAAVGGFLAIGVARVHLQPALGGAVAGVVRLPLVVVSGLFALSLLASLGHLGRPLAAWRALCHAAESWVSIEILMAVAFGGALTAFLSAETLEIATSAVHEVLAGITAGLGVGLVHAMGQIYRLPTRPAWNHVTTVIGFYVTTALLGLLVAGSCLLGGYASLGPPSAFPERVLALDCTLRLLALAAAAACGFEAVLIPWQMRLRRKASLRASLPESDLSLLRHQRIATVRLALVGAAMAASAWFVFREPALSGAEPLGAFMLASACLLALLESLLGRVMFYTKRPIHGV from the coding sequence ATGACGGCCGGTCGTCGCGAATGGCCGCTGGTCGCCTTCACGCTGCTGGCGCAAGCAGCCGTCGGGGGCTTCCTCGCGATCGGGGTCGCCCGCGTGCACCTCCAGCCGGCCCTCGGAGGAGCCGTCGCCGGCGTCGTACGCCTCCCGTTGGTCGTCGTGAGCGGTCTGTTCGCGCTTTCGCTGCTGGCCTCACTCGGCCATCTCGGCCGGCCGCTGGCCGCATGGCGCGCGCTGTGCCACGCGGCAGAGTCGTGGGTGAGCATCGAGATCCTGATGGCCGTGGCGTTTGGTGGGGCGCTCACGGCCTTCCTCTCGGCTGAGACGCTCGAGATCGCCACCTCTGCGGTCCACGAGGTGCTCGCCGGGATCACTGCCGGTCTCGGCGTGGGTCTCGTGCATGCGATGGGGCAGATCTACCGGCTGCCAACGCGCCCTGCGTGGAACCACGTGACGACGGTCATCGGCTTCTACGTGACGACGGCATTGCTCGGGCTGCTTGTGGCTGGGTCGTGCCTGCTGGGTGGCTATGCGTCGCTCGGACCACCGAGCGCGTTCCCGGAGCGGGTGCTGGCGCTCGATTGCACGCTGCGGCTGCTGGCACTGGCCGCGGCGGCTGCCTGCGGCTTCGAAGCCGTGCTCATTCCCTGGCAAATGCGTCTCCGCCGGAAGGCCTCGCTGCGAGCAAGCCTGCCCGAGAGCGACCTCTCGCTCCTGCGACATCAGCGCATCGCTACCGTCCGCCTCGCGCTCGTGGGCGCGGCCATGGCAGCCAGCGCGTGGTTTGTCTTCCGCGAGCCCGCCCTCTCGGGCGCGGAGCCGCTCGGCGCGTTCATGCTCGCCTCGGCATGTCTTCTTGCTCTGCTGGAATCGCTGCTCGGGCGCGTGATGTTCTACACCAAACGCCCAATCCATGGCGTCTGA
- a CDS encoding DMSO/selenate family reductase complex B subunit produces MTGLAFHIDVSSCSGCKACQLACKDAHGLEAGRLWRRVVEVEGGEWTRKGNAWCSTVFAYTISLSCMHCERPACMTSCPTQAIVKRADGVVAVDGGACIGCRYCGWACPYGAPQFDAATGTMSKCDFCADERDAGRPPACVSACPLRALDWGPIDQLQARHGTLAQLPPLPDGAQTGATVVISPPARMSPLSPDCVQLANDEEILR; encoded by the coding sequence ATGACCGGCCTGGCGTTCCATATCGACGTGTCGTCCTGCAGCGGGTGCAAGGCGTGCCAGTTGGCCTGCAAGGACGCACACGGCCTCGAGGCCGGGCGGCTGTGGCGGCGCGTCGTCGAGGTGGAAGGTGGCGAGTGGACGCGGAAGGGCAACGCCTGGTGCTCGACCGTCTTCGCCTACACGATCTCGCTCTCGTGCATGCACTGCGAACGTCCGGCGTGCATGACGTCGTGCCCGACGCAGGCGATCGTCAAGCGGGCAGACGGTGTCGTGGCGGTGGACGGCGGCGCCTGCATCGGCTGCCGCTACTGCGGCTGGGCGTGTCCGTATGGGGCGCCGCAGTTCGATGCGGCGACCGGGACCATGAGCAAGTGCGACTTCTGTGCCGATGAACGCGACGCGGGCCGGCCGCCCGCCTGTGTCTCCGCGTGTCCGCTCCGCGCGCTCGACTGGGGACCGATCGACCAACTGCAGGCCCGGCACGGTACGCTCGCACAACTCCCGCCGCTGCCCGACGGTGCGCAGACGGGCGCGACGGTCGTCATCAGCCCGCCCGCCCGCATGTCCCCTCTGTCGCCGGACTGTGTTCAGCTGGCCAACGACGAGGAGATCCTGCGATGA
- a CDS encoding DMSO/selenate family reductase complex A subunit — MLSRVLSSLGAMVGGRPLRAEPALREGDVTVVPSGCAHNCGGHCVLKAWVKDGRIVRLTTDERPDLDDDPQLRACPRGRSYLRRIYHPDRLLHPMMRVGARGEARFERVSWEEAIDSVAQAMVRARDRYGPAAFLNMHGTGGASLFAGSRMSQRLLNVFGGQLNHHNSYSSAAARWATPFSLGTADAGHSPDDWVNARLILLWGFNPTETVFGTNTSYRLKLARRAGARIVVIDPRFSATAQALADDWVPLRAGTDSALMDAMAFVTISEGLQDQAFLDRYCVGFDEEHLPAGAPVGASYRSYVLGLSDGIPKTPAWAEGYTQIPSERIVALAREFARTKPAALLAGLSFNRRAYGEQPVRGTVTLAAMTGNVGIPGGSPGGVSYSISRSLPIAEFPRGRNPIPESIPVFTWTDAIVRGTEMGAADGVTNLPEGQSRLRTNVRFLFNTAGNTLVNQHANVNRTVRILGDPSLVDFIVGIDQFITPSARFADVLLPAVTWFEKNDICGIWGHGHSLIFMNQAIAPLGECRTDYDICAAIADRLGVGSEFTEGKSELDWLEQMVAPAREADPSFPSFDEFRRRGVHVFKYERPHVAFREFRADPVEHPLATPSGKIEIYSQRLADMALEHVPPIPRFIPEWEGGPWDPLFEKYPLQAFGRHYQRRTHSIFDNVDWLEESQPQRIFMNPIDAAPRGIENGDLVRVFNDRGAIEIRARLTRRIIPGLVDVPQGGWWTPDERGIDQRGNVNVLTSERPTPGARGNAQHSNLVQVEKVRA; from the coding sequence ATGCTCTCACGCGTTCTCTCCTCGCTCGGCGCCATGGTCGGCGGTCGGCCGCTTCGAGCGGAGCCCGCCCTCCGCGAGGGCGACGTCACGGTCGTCCCCAGCGGCTGCGCACACAACTGCGGTGGCCATTGCGTCCTGAAGGCCTGGGTGAAGGATGGGCGGATCGTCCGCCTGACGACCGACGAGCGCCCCGACCTCGACGACGATCCGCAGCTCCGCGCCTGCCCGCGTGGACGATCGTATCTTCGCCGAATCTACCATCCGGACCGCCTCCTGCACCCGATGATGCGCGTCGGCGCGCGCGGCGAGGCCCGGTTCGAGCGGGTGTCCTGGGAGGAGGCGATCGACTCGGTCGCGCAGGCGATGGTTCGTGCCCGGGATCGGTACGGACCGGCGGCGTTCCTCAATATGCACGGCACCGGCGGCGCCAGCCTGTTTGCGGGCAGCCGCATGTCACAGCGCCTGCTGAACGTGTTCGGCGGACAGCTCAACCACCACAACTCGTACAGCTCGGCCGCGGCCCGGTGGGCGACGCCCTTCAGCCTCGGCACCGCCGACGCCGGCCACAGCCCGGACGACTGGGTCAACGCCAGGCTGATCCTGCTCTGGGGCTTCAACCCGACCGAGACCGTCTTCGGCACGAACACCAGCTACCGGCTGAAGCTCGCGCGTCGGGCGGGCGCCCGCATCGTCGTCATCGATCCTCGCTTCAGTGCGACAGCCCAGGCGCTGGCGGATGACTGGGTGCCGTTGCGTGCCGGGACGGATAGCGCGCTGATGGACGCGATGGCGTTCGTCACGATTTCCGAGGGGCTGCAGGACCAGGCGTTCCTCGACCGCTACTGCGTCGGCTTCGACGAGGAGCACCTCCCGGCGGGGGCTCCCGTCGGCGCCTCGTACAGGAGCTACGTGCTCGGCCTGTCCGACGGGATCCCGAAGACACCCGCCTGGGCGGAGGGCTACACGCAGATTCCCTCCGAGCGTATCGTCGCGCTGGCGCGGGAGTTCGCACGCACCAAACCCGCGGCGCTCCTCGCGGGGCTGTCGTTCAATCGGCGCGCCTATGGCGAGCAGCCGGTACGAGGTACGGTCACGCTGGCCGCGATGACGGGGAACGTCGGGATCCCGGGCGGCAGCCCGGGCGGAGTGTCGTACTCGATCAGCCGGTCGCTGCCCATTGCGGAGTTCCCGCGCGGCCGCAATCCAATCCCCGAATCGATCCCCGTGTTCACGTGGACCGACGCCATCGTGCGAGGCACGGAGATGGGGGCAGCCGACGGCGTGACCAACCTGCCCGAGGGACAGTCGCGCCTGCGGACCAACGTGAGGTTCCTGTTCAATACGGCCGGCAACACGCTGGTCAACCAGCACGCGAACGTCAACCGCACTGTTCGCATTCTCGGTGACCCGTCGCTCGTGGATTTCATCGTCGGCATCGATCAGTTCATCACGCCGAGCGCGAGGTTCGCAGACGTCCTGCTGCCGGCAGTGACGTGGTTCGAGAAGAACGACATCTGCGGCATCTGGGGCCACGGCCATTCGCTGATCTTCATGAACCAGGCGATCGCGCCGCTCGGCGAGTGCCGAACGGACTACGACATCTGCGCGGCGATCGCGGATCGCCTGGGCGTGGGCTCCGAGTTCACGGAAGGCAAGAGCGAACTGGACTGGCTCGAGCAGATGGTCGCGCCGGCGCGCGAGGCCGACCCCTCGTTTCCGTCGTTCGACGAGTTCCGGCGTCGGGGCGTGCACGTCTTCAAGTACGAGCGTCCGCACGTCGCGTTCCGAGAGTTCAGGGCGGACCCCGTCGAGCATCCCCTGGCCACGCCGTCCGGCAAGATCGAAATCTACTCGCAGCGCCTCGCGGACATGGCGCTCGAGCACGTCCCGCCGATTCCCAGGTTCATCCCGGAATGGGAAGGCGGCCCGTGGGATCCGCTCTTCGAGAAGTACCCCCTGCAGGCGTTCGGCCGGCACTACCAGCGGAGGACGCACTCGATCTTCGACAACGTGGACTGGCTGGAGGAATCGCAGCCCCAGCGGATCTTCATGAACCCCATCGACGCCGCGCCGCGCGGCATCGAGAACGGCGACCTCGTGCGCGTATTCAACGATCGCGGGGCGATCGAGATTCGTGCGCGGTTGACCCGCCGCATCATCCCGGGGCTCGTGGACGTCCCGCAGGGCGGGTGGTGGACACCCGACGAACGGGGAATCGATCAGCGCGGCAACGTGAATGTGCTGACCTCGGAGCGGCCGACCCCCGGCGCCCGCGGGAATGCGCAGCACTCGAACCTCGTGCAGGTCGAGAAGGTGCGCGCATGA
- a CDS encoding IgA Peptidase M64, which produces MPVRFDVRFLLLVVSLALLAPAVVVAQPAFASFFTDKTMRVDYYHTGGGQEIFALDQVVSDGPWPGSRTKLLDDTNLGPYFFEVIDRKTNQPIFSRGFASMYGEWESTDEPKQGIHRSFHETIRFPWPAGPVQVVVKKRDKLNAFREVWTTTIDPASRFVNAADQKPIGKVWTVFENGPAATKVDLLVLGDGYSEAELPKFHADVKRLVDKLFATEPFRSRKSDFNVRAVDLPTAKSGVNRPRTADFRRTPIGVSYNIFDSERYALVEDNRSMRDIASAAPYDFLEVLINEKQYGGGGIFNDHATAAVDTAFADYIFVHEFGHHFAGLGDEYYTSDVAYETGVQDRPEPWEPNVTALKDPTALKWKDLVEAGTPLPTPWEKSTFEKKSLETQARRRDLRAKNAPESEMNALFTEERNWETPLLGRMPYSHKVGAFEGASYEATGLFRPEADCIMFTRDDVGFCRVCQRAISHIIDMYSK; this is translated from the coding sequence ATGCCTGTCCGATTCGATGTTCGCTTCCTGCTGTTGGTCGTGTCACTCGCGCTTCTGGCACCAGCGGTGGTCGTCGCCCAGCCCGCCTTCGCCTCGTTCTTCACGGACAAGACGATGCGCGTGGACTACTACCACACCGGCGGCGGCCAGGAGATCTTCGCGCTCGATCAGGTCGTCTCCGATGGCCCGTGGCCGGGCAGTCGAACGAAGCTGCTCGACGACACGAACCTCGGGCCTTACTTCTTCGAGGTCATCGACCGCAAGACGAACCAGCCCATCTTCTCCCGCGGCTTCGCGTCGATGTACGGTGAATGGGAATCGACCGACGAGCCGAAGCAGGGAATTCACCGGTCGTTCCACGAGACGATCCGCTTCCCGTGGCCGGCCGGCCCGGTGCAGGTCGTCGTCAAGAAGCGGGACAAGCTGAACGCGTTCCGTGAGGTGTGGACGACGACGATCGACCCGGCGTCGCGGTTCGTGAACGCCGCAGACCAGAAGCCGATCGGGAAGGTGTGGACGGTGTTCGAGAACGGACCGGCCGCCACCAAGGTCGACCTCCTGGTCCTCGGAGACGGCTACAGCGAAGCCGAACTGCCGAAGTTCCACGCGGACGTCAAGCGTCTCGTGGACAAGTTGTTCGCGACCGAACCGTTCAGGAGCCGCAAGTCTGACTTCAACGTGCGGGCGGTCGATCTGCCGACCGCCAAGAGCGGCGTGAACCGGCCGCGCACGGCCGACTTCCGCCGAACCCCGATTGGCGTCTCGTACAACATCTTCGACTCGGAACGCTACGCGCTCGTCGAGGACAACCGGTCGATGCGTGACATCGCGTCGGCCGCACCGTATGACTTCCTCGAAGTCCTCATCAACGAGAAGCAGTACGGCGGCGGCGGCATCTTCAACGACCACGCGACGGCTGCTGTCGACACCGCGTTCGCCGACTACATCTTCGTCCACGAGTTCGGCCACCATTTCGCCGGCCTGGGTGACGAGTACTACACGTCGGACGTCGCCTACGAGACGGGCGTCCAGGACCGGCCGGAGCCCTGGGAACCGAACGTCACCGCCCTGAAGGACCCGACTGCGTTGAAGTGGAAGGACCTCGTCGAGGCCGGCACACCGCTGCCGACGCCGTGGGAGAAGTCGACGTTCGAGAAGAAGAGCCTCGAGACGCAGGCGCGCCGCCGCGACCTGCGCGCGAAGAACGCGCCGGAGTCGGAGATGAACGCGCTCTTCACCGAGGAGCGCAACTGGGAGACGCCACTGCTCGGCCGGATGCCGTACTCGCACAAGGTCGGCGCGTTCGAGGGGGCGTCCTACGAGGCCACGGGTCTCTTCCGCCCCGAGGCCGACTGCATCATGTTCACGCGAGACGATGTCGGCTTCTGCCGCGTCTGCCAGCGGGCCATCTCGCACATCATCGACATGTACTCAAAGTAG
- a CDS encoding oligopeptide transporter, OPT family — protein sequence MTTETASSASAAPLAEFTVKAVITGIVLGIVFGAANAYLGLRVGMTVSASIPAAVMTVAIFRLVGRKGTILEANISQTIGSASTALATGSIYTLPALFMWGIIPPYMQVVALCFLGGVLGLAAMIPLRRLLIVEAAAELPYPEGTACAEVLRATAADSSGSIWIFRGMAVGAAVKILVSLAFLMPSSVHAALPPILPKAELALELAPALFGVGYILGYRQSAICVAGSLVSSLALTPLIAWLGSTLAVPLYPETTRLISAMSATDIWARYVRYIGAGAVATAGILTVARGLPTMVSAFAAVARGIRQGSHVHGAGATQAGALAGQPAGRAAAGLHAPDTDRDLPGSFVIGAIVLVVAVAALVPGVFAGNMGPLPRAICAAGVGLFGVLFVTVAARIVGIVGVTSQPTSGIALITILGVASVFAAMGWNDPGARAAVLTVGTIVAIAGSKAGDISQDLKTGYLVGATPARQQFGQLIGASFACWAVAGTVILLGTAYTFGSRELPAPQATLMKTIVEGVLSGALPWGLVLSGGGLTLGAMLCGASGLAFAIGVYLPLASMAALYVGGCVRKIVERRDGTAGGNSNPGVLAASGLVAGEGLAGVLVAGLVASGLAPKSMAPRIGGAAGELAVALVILATCAFLWRAGRIKAEAAR from the coding sequence GTGACCACAGAAACCGCGTCATCGGCCTCGGCAGCCCCGCTCGCCGAATTCACCGTCAAGGCAGTCATCACCGGTATCGTCCTGGGAATCGTGTTCGGCGCCGCGAACGCCTACCTGGGATTGCGCGTCGGCATGACCGTGTCGGCCTCGATCCCCGCCGCGGTCATGACCGTCGCGATCTTCCGGCTCGTCGGGCGGAAGGGCACGATCCTCGAGGCCAACATCTCGCAGACGATCGGCTCGGCCTCGACGGCGCTCGCCACGGGCAGCATCTATACGCTGCCGGCGCTCTTCATGTGGGGCATCATTCCGCCGTACATGCAGGTCGTGGCGCTGTGCTTCCTCGGCGGCGTGCTCGGCCTGGCTGCGATGATTCCCCTGCGCCGGCTGCTCATCGTGGAGGCGGCCGCCGAACTCCCCTACCCGGAGGGTACCGCCTGCGCCGAGGTACTGCGCGCGACGGCCGCCGATTCGAGCGGAAGCATCTGGATCTTTCGAGGCATGGCGGTTGGTGCCGCCGTGAAGATCCTGGTGTCGCTCGCGTTCCTGATGCCCTCGTCGGTTCACGCCGCGCTGCCACCCATCCTGCCGAAGGCTGAACTCGCACTGGAACTGGCGCCCGCGCTGTTCGGCGTCGGCTACATCCTCGGGTACCGCCAGTCGGCGATTTGCGTGGCCGGCTCGCTGGTCTCTTCGCTGGCACTCACGCCGCTCATCGCGTGGCTCGGCTCGACCCTTGCGGTCCCGCTCTACCCCGAAACCACGCGGCTCATCTCCGCGATGTCTGCGACCGATATCTGGGCCCGCTATGTCCGGTACATCGGTGCCGGAGCCGTAGCGACGGCCGGCATTCTGACCGTCGCTCGCGGCCTGCCGACCATGGTGAGCGCGTTCGCGGCCGTGGCCAGGGGCATTCGGCAGGGTTCGCACGTACACGGCGCGGGCGCCACCCAGGCCGGTGCCCTGGCGGGCCAGCCAGCTGGTCGCGCGGCCGCCGGCCTCCATGCCCCCGACACCGATCGCGACCTGCCGGGCTCGTTCGTCATCGGCGCAATTGTCCTGGTCGTCGCGGTGGCGGCGCTCGTGCCTGGCGTCTTCGCCGGCAACATGGGTCCGTTGCCTCGCGCCATATGCGCCGCCGGCGTCGGGCTCTTCGGAGTCCTCTTCGTCACCGTCGCCGCCCGCATTGTCGGCATCGTCGGCGTCACCTCACAACCGACGTCCGGCATCGCGCTGATCACCATCCTCGGCGTCGCCTCGGTCTTCGCCGCGATGGGATGGAACGACCCGGGTGCCCGCGCCGCGGTGTTGACCGTCGGCACCATCGTCGCCATTGCCGGATCGAAGGCGGGAGATATCTCGCAGGATCTCAAGACCGGCTACCTGGTCGGCGCCACCCCCGCGCGGCAGCAGTTCGGACAGTTGATCGGCGCCTCGTTCGCCTGCTGGGCCGTGGCCGGCACCGTCATCCTGCTGGGCACCGCCTATACCTTCGGGTCGAGGGAACTGCCCGCGCCGCAGGCCACGCTGATGAAGACGATCGTCGAGGGTGTGCTGTCGGGCGCACTCCCGTGGGGGCTGGTGTTGTCTGGCGGCGGCCTCACGCTCGGGGCGATGCTCTGCGGCGCGTCGGGGCTGGCGTTTGCGATCGGCGTGTATCTGCCCCTGGCCTCGATGGCCGCGCTCTACGTCGGAGGTTGCGTGCGGAAGATCGTCGAGCGGCGGGACGGGACCGCCGGAGGGAACAGCAATCCAGGCGTGCTTGCGGCGTCCGGTCTGGTGGCAGGTGAGGGTCTCGCTGGCGTCCTGGTTGCCGGCTTGGTCGCCTCTGGCCTCGCGCCGAAGTCGATGGCGCCGAGAATCGGCGGTGCCGCCGGCGAACTGGCCGTGGCGCTGGTCATCCTCGCCACGTGCGCGTTCCTGTGGAGAGCCGGAAGGATCAAGGCAGAGGCGGCGCGCTGA
- a CDS encoding DUF4920 domain-containing protein, whose protein sequence is MRALFGAAVALCVAATMTVTAAEGTKYGAGVKLTTATPIETLLTNSKDHVGRTVRIDGVITAVCDKAGCWMDLRDEKADAKTGRTLRLKVKDGEIVFPVSAKGKRASAEGVFEPVSAEMAKEYAADAKEAKTGSEMKTAAPGFQIKTVGAVVY, encoded by the coding sequence ATGCGAGCATTGTTCGGAGCGGCCGTGGCGCTGTGCGTGGCGGCAACGATGACGGTGACGGCGGCGGAGGGGACCAAGTACGGCGCGGGTGTGAAGCTGACGACCGCGACGCCCATCGAGACGCTGCTGACCAACTCGAAGGACCACGTTGGCAGGACGGTTCGGATTGACGGCGTGATCACGGCGGTGTGCGACAAGGCCGGCTGCTGGATGGACCTGCGCGACGAGAAGGCCGACGCGAAGACCGGCAGGACGCTGCGTCTGAAGGTCAAGGACGGCGAAATCGTGTTCCCCGTGTCCGCCAAGGGCAAGAGAGCATCGGCCGAGGGCGTATTCGAGCCCGTGAGCGCCGAGATGGCAAAGGAGTACGCTGCCGACGCCAAGGAAGCCAAGACCGGCAGCGAGATGAAGACGGCGGCACCGGGGTTCCAGATCAAGACGGTGGGAGCGGTCGTCTACTAG